One stretch of Microbacterium terrae DNA includes these proteins:
- the priA gene encoding bifunctional 1-(5-phosphoribosyl)-5-((5-phosphoribosylamino)methylideneamino)imidazole-4-carboxamide isomerase/phosphoribosylanthranilate isomerase PriA, whose translation MNDFASTPELILLPAVDVADGKAVRLTQGEAGTETSYGDPVDAALDFARQGAQWIHLVDLDAAFGRGSNAGILRKVIKQVKGVQVELSGGIRDDRTLEAALESGAARINLGTAALENPEWAADVIGRYGDVIAVGLDVRGTTLAARGWTREGGDLWTVLDRLESAGCSRYVVTDVTKDGTLQGPNVDLLREMTSRTPKPIVASGGVSSLDDIAALRDLVPLGVEGAIVGKALYAGAFTLAEALDVAGH comes from the coding sequence ATGAACGATTTCGCGTCAACGCCCGAACTGATCCTGCTGCCCGCCGTCGACGTCGCCGACGGCAAGGCGGTGCGTCTCACCCAGGGTGAGGCGGGAACCGAGACCAGCTACGGCGATCCCGTCGACGCGGCCCTCGACTTCGCACGCCAGGGCGCGCAGTGGATCCACCTCGTCGACCTCGATGCGGCCTTCGGCCGTGGCAGCAACGCCGGCATCCTCCGCAAGGTGATCAAGCAGGTCAAGGGCGTTCAGGTCGAGCTGTCGGGCGGCATCCGCGACGACCGCACCCTCGAGGCGGCGCTCGAGAGCGGTGCTGCGCGCATCAACCTCGGCACCGCCGCACTCGAGAACCCCGAGTGGGCTGCCGACGTGATCGGCCGGTACGGCGACGTGATCGCTGTCGGTCTCGACGTGCGCGGCACGACGCTCGCCGCGCGCGGCTGGACTCGCGAGGGCGGCGACCTGTGGACGGTGCTCGACCGGCTCGAGTCGGCGGGCTGCAGCCGCTACGTCGTCACCGACGTCACCAAGGACGGCACCCTCCAGGGCCCGAATGTGGACCTCCTCCGCGAGATGACCTCGCGCACCCCGAAGCCGATCGTCGCTTCGGGCGGCGTATCGAGCCTCGACGACATCGCTGCGCTCCGCGACCTCGTGCCGCTCGGCGTCGAAGGGGCGATCGTGGGCAAGGCGCTGTACGCCGGTGCGTTCACGCTCGCCGAGGCGCTGGATGTCGCCGGACACTGA
- the hisH gene encoding imidazole glycerol phosphate synthase subunit HisH, giving the protein MTAGGSKPLVAVLDYGSGNVHSAVKALIAAGADARLTADRGLVMDADGLLVPGVGAFRAVAEALKASRGDELIGRRLAGGRPVLGICVGMQVLFERGVERGVDTEGLGEWPGVVTELDAPVLPHMGWNTVDAGEGTRLFRGVEDERFYFVHSYGAQSWPMEAQRPFAEPVLTWCTYGEPFLAAVENGPLTATQFHPEKSGDAGIRLLTNWLDGLGTATL; this is encoded by the coding sequence ATGACCGCGGGCGGCTCGAAGCCGCTCGTCGCCGTGCTCGACTACGGCTCCGGCAACGTGCACTCGGCCGTGAAGGCGCTGATCGCCGCAGGCGCCGATGCCCGGCTCACAGCGGATCGCGGACTCGTGATGGATGCCGACGGACTGCTCGTCCCCGGCGTCGGGGCGTTCCGTGCCGTGGCAGAGGCGCTCAAAGCGAGTCGCGGTGACGAGCTGATCGGCCGTCGCCTCGCCGGCGGCCGGCCGGTGCTCGGCATCTGCGTCGGCATGCAGGTGCTCTTCGAGCGCGGCGTGGAACGCGGCGTCGACACCGAAGGACTCGGGGAGTGGCCGGGCGTCGTCACCGAGCTCGATGCGCCGGTGCTGCCTCACATGGGCTGGAACACCGTCGACGCCGGCGAGGGCACGCGCCTGTTCCGCGGCGTCGAGGATGAGCGGTTCTACTTCGTCCACTCCTACGGCGCCCAGTCGTGGCCGATGGAGGCCCAGCGGCCCTTCGCCGAGCCGGTGCTCACCTGGTGCACCTACGGCGAGCCCTTCCTCGCCGCGGTCGAGAACGGTCCGCTCACGGCGACCCAGTTCCACCCCGAGAAGTCGGGCGACGCCGGAATACGGCTTCTCACGAATTGGCTCGACGGGCTCGGCACGGCTACCCTCTGA
- the hisB gene encoding imidazoleglycerol-phosphate dehydratase HisB, giving the protein MTAAPRTASLRRATSESTVELELDLDGTGRSRIDSTVPFFDHMLTAFAKHSLTDLTVRASGDTDIDAHHTVEDISIVLGQAIREALGDKAGISRYGDALVPLDEALAQAVVDISGRPYLVHEGEPAGFEHHLIGGHFTGSLVRHTFEAISFNAALTVHVRVLSGRDPHHIAEAEYKAFARAFRQAKALDPLVEGIPSTKGAL; this is encoded by the coding sequence ATGACCGCCGCACCCCGCACCGCGTCGCTCCGGCGCGCGACGAGCGAGTCCACCGTCGAGCTCGAGCTCGACCTCGACGGCACCGGGCGCAGTCGCATCGACAGCACGGTGCCCTTCTTCGACCACATGCTCACCGCGTTCGCCAAGCACTCGCTCACCGACCTCACGGTGCGCGCGTCAGGTGACACCGACATCGATGCGCACCACACCGTCGAGGACATCTCGATCGTGCTCGGCCAGGCGATCCGCGAGGCCCTCGGCGACAAGGCCGGCATCTCGCGGTACGGCGACGCGCTGGTGCCGCTCGACGAAGCGCTCGCGCAGGCCGTCGTCGACATCAGCGGGCGGCCTTACCTCGTGCATGAGGGCGAGCCGGCCGGGTTCGAGCACCACCTCATCGGCGGCCACTTCACCGGGTCGCTCGTGCGCCACACCTTCGAGGCGATCTCGTTCAACGCGGCGCTCACGGTGCACGTGCGCGTGCTGTCGGGGCGCGATCCGCACCACATCGCGGAGGCCGAGTACAAGGCGTTCGCGCGAGCCTTCCGTCAGGCGAAGGCTCTCGACCCGCTCGTCGAGGGGATCCCGAGCACCAAGGGCGCGCTATGA
- a CDS encoding histidinol-phosphate transaminase yields MGEVTARLEDLPIRDDLRGMTPYGAPQVPLPIALNVNENTHPVPQEVADDIVDSIARALREVNRYPDREFTELREGFADYLGHGLTREQVWAANGSNEVLQHVLQAFAGPGRTAFGFAPTYSMYPLLARATGADWIAGHRAADYTVSAQSAAEQVADAAPDVVFLCAPNNPTGTPLGLDVIEAVYDATDGVVVVDEAYFEFAPREERSALTLLAGRERLVVSRTMSKAFAFAGARVGYLAADPAVIDALRLVRLPYHLSALTQAAASAALRHAPTMLRMVDDIVQQRDRISATLEALGYTPHDSWTNFVLFGDVDDPAATWRALYDRGVLIRDVGIPHHLRVTAGTEAESTAFLEALASIDSQA; encoded by the coding sequence ATGGGTGAGGTGACCGCCCGCCTGGAAGACCTGCCGATTCGTGACGATCTGCGCGGTATGACGCCGTACGGCGCGCCGCAGGTGCCGCTCCCGATCGCCCTCAACGTCAACGAGAACACCCACCCCGTTCCGCAGGAGGTGGCCGACGACATCGTCGACTCGATCGCGCGGGCCCTCCGTGAGGTGAACCGGTACCCCGACCGCGAGTTCACCGAACTCCGCGAGGGGTTCGCCGACTATCTGGGCCACGGGCTGACCCGTGAGCAGGTGTGGGCCGCGAACGGCTCGAACGAGGTGCTCCAGCACGTGCTGCAGGCTTTCGCCGGCCCCGGACGCACGGCCTTCGGCTTCGCGCCGACGTACTCGATGTATCCGCTGCTGGCGCGCGCCACCGGGGCGGACTGGATCGCCGGTCACCGGGCCGCCGACTACACGGTGTCGGCGCAGAGCGCTGCCGAGCAGGTCGCCGACGCGGCGCCCGATGTGGTGTTCCTCTGCGCGCCGAACAATCCGACCGGCACCCCGCTCGGCCTCGACGTGATCGAGGCCGTGTACGACGCAACCGACGGTGTCGTGGTCGTCGACGAGGCGTACTTCGAGTTCGCGCCCCGTGAGGAGCGCTCGGCGCTCACCCTGCTTGCGGGGCGCGAGCGGCTTGTCGTGTCGCGCACCATGAGCAAGGCGTTCGCGTTCGCGGGGGCGCGCGTGGGCTACCTCGCCGCCGACCCTGCCGTGATCGACGCACTCCGCCTCGTGCGCCTGCCCTACCACCTGAGCGCACTCACGCAGGCGGCGGCCTCTGCGGCGCTGCGGCACGCTCCGACGATGCTGCGCATGGTCGACGACATCGTGCAGCAGCGTGACCGCATCTCGGCGACGCTCGAAGCGCTGGGGTACACGCCGCACGACTCCTGGACCAACTTCGTGCTCTTCGGCGACGTCGACGATCCCGCGGCGACCTGGCGCGCGTTGTACGACCGAGGAGTGCTCATCCGCGATGTCGGCATCCCGCACCACCTGCGTGTGACGGCCGGCACCGAGGCGGAGTCGACGGCGTTCCTCGAGGCACTCGCGTCGATAGACTCGCAGGCATGA